AACATGCTCCATGCACAGCTCGAATTTTTGAGTTTTGTGCTGAACTTCTTCCAAGGGAAAGTCGCCGGAAACCTCTATCTGGTCCAAATCCATGGGCCCGTAGCCTCTGTCCGAAGCGTACCGCAGATGAATCAGGTCCTTCGGGTCCACATGAACCATGTGGCAGCCCACGGTGTCCACCGCGCAGGAATTCACCCCCATGACTATCGCGCCCATGGGAAAGGGCGTGGGAGTAAGCATCATCTTCTGGCCGGCTACGATGCCGTCAATGGCGATAAACTTGGGCTGGATAACCTCTTGTAAGTCCGCGATCTTCTCTTCTAAGAAACTGTTGTGATCCACCAGCCTGTGACGGTCGTCCTGTAAGCCTATGTAGTTCTTGAGGCCTAGAGTCAATCGAGTCCAGGGATGGGCCTTGAATTTAGGCAAGTTTATCAGAAAGTCGCAATCCGCGATCGGTTTGGGGACAAAGATCAGATCGCGCAGTCTCTTGCCGTGAGTTAGTTTCAACGGGACTTGTTTGGACTCATCCAGGTAATACGCTCTGATCTTATGTTTCCTGATGATTTTTGTGTACCCGGCGTTGCTGAAACAGTAGCGAGTCGGGACAGTGATACCTGACCTTTCAGCTACCGCCAGCTCCTCGATGGAGTTTCCCTGGCCCTTTGCCGCCATTATGGCGCCTTCAAGAAACTCCTTTCGAGTGAACGCGTGAGGGAAAATCTCCTCATGGGCAATCACGCAGTTCGGCTTCAGGATAGTCTTCCCGAAAGGATGTGCTCCAAGCTCTTCCATCCCTTCCTTGAGGATGCCCGCGATCCTGTCCGGATCGTACTCATCGCATCTCATTATCAGGACCTTGTGCTTCATGACGACATCCTTCCTTTGTTATGGTTCACCGTGCTTGAGACGGCTCTGCGCCCGGTGAGAATGGAGGGGGCGACGCATCTCCCCCTCCAAGCCTCCCCCATCGTGACTCTCGGCGGTTGCGATAGTCCCGGTGAAAGCTTGTCTTCCCTTCTCGGTGAAGTCTCACACCACTAAAAAATCAGGCCCGATTCTTTTCCAGCCAGTATGTCAAAGCGAGCACCGTCCAAATCTGCCTGTTGTTGTCCTTCTTTCCTTGTAGGTGCTCATCCAGCAGCCGCCGGCAGTACGCCGGATTCAGCAAGCCAATGGCACTGAGCCGTCTCGTGGAGAAGCTGTCGAGAATGAAATCCTTGAGTTCCTCCTTTATCCAATAA
This portion of the Desulfomonile tiedjei genome encodes:
- a CDS encoding DUF362 domain-containing protein encodes the protein MKHKVLIMRCDEYDPDRIAGILKEGMEELGAHPFGKTILKPNCVIAHEEIFPHAFTRKEFLEGAIMAAKGQGNSIEELAVAERSGITVPTRYCFSNAGYTKIIRKHKIRAYYLDESKQVPLKLTHGKRLRDLIFVPKPIADCDFLINLPKFKAHPWTRLTLGLKNYIGLQDDRHRLVDHNSFLEEKIADLQEVIQPKFIAIDGIVAGQKMMLTPTPFPMGAIVMGVNSCAVDTVGCHMVHVDPKDLIHLRYASDRGYGPMDLDQIEVSGDFPLEEVQHKTQKFELCMEHVDDYFKSTPSLRCTVGAFPENHSRDYCWGGCPGALQEAMHIFKTFYPDVYDEMKKVRYVVGKVEGPLNLADGERVMFAGDCTSWEGDIDGKHVKIESNYKTTTQVDATKTKSNDMILKIFGSLLHCFKERSSRHMHAKGCPVSVAAHVNYLSSLGNIGNVNFDSRSLIPVNIAYWQMRANRFFNRLFG